A DNA window from Citrobacter tructae contains the following coding sequences:
- a CDS encoding LysR family transcriptional regulator gives MIEKHDFEYMKNIDFNSVLYFSAVMNYKTIFNASVVLNCSAPTVSIMLKRFCSYFPVPLFEREGRCLTPTKYAMELDEMIGDTFLKFSIAMREDYRKV, from the coding sequence ATGATTGAAAAACATGATTTTGAATATATGAAAAACATTGACTTTAATTCTGTTTTATATTTTTCGGCAGTAATGAATTATAAAACAATATTTAATGCCAGCGTAGTTTTGAATTGTTCCGCTCCAACGGTAAGTATTATGTTGAAACGCTTTTGCTCTTACTTTCCAGTTCCACTTTTTGAGAGAGAGGGGCGTTGTTTAACTCCAACAAAATATGCTATGGAGTTGGATGAAATGATCGGCGATACCTTCTTAAAATTTTCCATTGCTATGCGCGAAGATTATCGAAAAGTATAA
- a CDS encoding HlyD family secretion protein, which produces MDLLIILTYVALAWLVFKIFRIPINKWSVPTAALGGIFLVGTLILLMNYNHPYTFKAQKAVISIPITPQVTGIVRTIMDKPNELIKKGEILFELEPTRYQARVERLEADLVTAIHNADALQSQLDEAIANTSTATAQRDRVYKDYQRYLQGSKAKVNPFSESDIDHARQSYLAQDAAVKSSVAEQAQIKSQINSLLNGEQSQVASLRAQLAEAKYNLQQTVVRAPSDGYATQVLIRPGTFAAALPLRPVMVFIPKQKRQIVAQFRQNSLLRLKRGDEAEIVFNALPGKVFTGTLASVLPVIPGGSYQAQGTLQSLTTTPDSDGVIALIDLTPDENFDDLPDGIYAQVAIYSEHFSHVAIMRKVLLRMTSWMHYLYLDH; this is translated from the coding sequence GTGGATTTATTAATTATTCTGACTTACGTAGCCCTTGCCTGGTTAGTTTTTAAAATATTCAGAATTCCTATTAATAAATGGAGTGTTCCAACAGCAGCACTGGGCGGAATATTTCTGGTTGGCACTCTGATTCTATTAATGAATTATAACCACCCTTATACATTTAAGGCGCAAAAAGCAGTAATTTCCATACCTATTACACCACAAGTGACAGGTATTGTTCGTACTATCATGGATAAACCAAACGAGCTCATTAAAAAAGGGGAAATACTTTTTGAACTGGAGCCTACACGGTACCAGGCACGTGTTGAGAGACTTGAGGCCGATCTTGTTACGGCTATCCATAATGCTGATGCGCTGCAGTCACAATTGGATGAAGCTATCGCCAATACATCGACAGCGACTGCGCAGCGTGACCGTGTATACAAAGATTACCAACGCTATTTGCAGGGTAGTAAGGCAAAGGTGAACCCGTTTTCAGAAAGTGATATCGACCATGCCCGACAAAGCTACCTCGCTCAAGATGCGGCAGTAAAGTCATCCGTCGCGGAGCAAGCCCAAATTAAAAGCCAGATTAATAGCCTCCTCAATGGAGAACAATCACAAGTTGCCAGTCTGCGGGCTCAACTCGCTGAAGCAAAATATAATTTGCAACAAACCGTGGTCCGTGCCCCCAGTGATGGCTACGCCACTCAAGTATTGATCCGCCCAGGTACTTTTGCTGCTGCGCTGCCGCTACGGCCAGTAATGGTATTTATACCCAAACAAAAGCGACAAATTGTAGCGCAGTTTCGCCAGAACTCCTTGTTACGTTTAAAACGTGGCGACGAAGCAGAGATTGTTTTCAACGCCTTGCCAGGAAAGGTTTTTACAGGAACGCTGGCTAGCGTTCTTCCGGTAATTCCAGGCGGTTCGTATCAGGCTCAAGGAACACTGCAATCATTAACCACTACACCCGATAGTGATGGTGTCATCGCCCTTATTGATCTGACCCCTGATGAAAATTTTGATGATTTACCGGATGGTATCTACGCGCAAGTTGCCATCTATTCAGAACATTTTTCTCATGTGGCTATTATGCGTAAAGTTTTATTGCGGATGACCAGTTGGATGCATTACCTCTATCTGGATCATTAA
- a CDS encoding LacI family DNA-binding transcriptional regulator, whose product MATIKDVALLAKVSTATVSRVINQTAWVEPVTRERVERAMRELNYHRNAAAIALAKRSGDMLGLLTGNLADPFFARLARGVEEVSRKEQFRLMVCSGGHDEGMEKSGLDFLINQGCEAIVVHASRLSEKELLRYAAHFPAMVVVNRYIAGMANRCVWLENSQAAKTATLHLLEQGHRCIACVTTDLPIIDRRERLEGYRQALTEYGITPEKSWVISVPFNEEGGERAAHQLLNCDIPFTAAVTFNDVMAAGIMRILHQQGINLPQKLSIVGFDDVVMARYLYPALTTMHYPVERMARCASQLAIQLFKGVTPQPGMNKFTAELVIRDSALPPQISE is encoded by the coding sequence ATGGCGACAATAAAGGATGTTGCATTGCTGGCGAAAGTCTCAACAGCAACCGTTTCGCGTGTTATCAATCAAACCGCATGGGTTGAACCAGTGACGCGTGAACGTGTTGAAAGGGCCATGCGCGAACTTAATTATCATCGTAATGCCGCAGCCATTGCGCTCGCGAAACGTAGTGGTGACATGCTCGGATTATTGACGGGTAATCTTGCCGATCCCTTTTTTGCTCGTCTTGCGCGCGGTGTGGAAGAGGTCTCACGCAAAGAGCAATTTCGCCTAATGGTTTGCAGCGGTGGCCACGATGAAGGAATGGAGAAATCCGGGCTTGATTTTCTGATCAATCAAGGCTGTGAGGCTATTGTAGTTCATGCCAGTAGATTGTCAGAAAAGGAACTGTTGCGTTACGCCGCCCATTTCCCTGCCATGGTAGTCGTGAACCGCTATATTGCCGGGATGGCTAATCGTTGCGTGTGGTTGGAAAACAGTCAGGCGGCTAAAACGGCCACTCTTCATTTGCTGGAGCAAGGACACCGTTGTATCGCCTGCGTAACCACTGATTTACCGATTATCGATCGTCGCGAGCGACTGGAAGGGTATCGTCAGGCATTGACTGAATACGGCATTACGCCTGAGAAAAGCTGGGTAATTAGCGTACCTTTTAATGAAGAAGGCGGGGAACGCGCTGCGCACCAGCTGCTTAACTGCGACATTCCTTTCACCGCTGCGGTAACGTTTAACGATGTAATGGCGGCCGGTATCATGCGCATCCTACATCAGCAGGGGATCAATCTCCCACAGAAGCTCTCTATCGTTGGGTTTGACGATGTAGTGATGGCCCGTTATCTCTACCCGGCGCTGACAACCATGCACTATCCGGTTGAGCGAATGGCACGCTGCGCTTCGCAACTGGCAATACAACTTTTTAAGGGGGTAACCCCGCAGCCCGGTATGAACAAGTTCACGGCTGAACTGGTGATCCGTGATTCCGCTCTCCCTCCTCAGATCTCTGAGTAA
- the nhaC gene encoding Na+/H+ antiporter NhaC, translated as MNASHNQKKILSFGLAVIPIAAMLLLLIVGYGIMGLRIEPLLLCSAAVAAGIAWWQGYTWEDIISSVVDKLAKAMPVIMILICVGALIGTWMFSGTIPYMVYWGLKLISPEYILIAAFFLTSVVSVCTGTSWGSAGTVGVALMGVASGLDVPLAAAAGAVVSGAYFGDKISPLSDSTNFAAIVAETTLFEHIQHLLWTTIPSFLLAAVVYLIAGHSSMLGDVATPQRVTDIVNALESLYHFNIILILPPVIVLWGAIRKKPVIPLMLSACVLALILGVVLQGLSLKQGLDAFIDGFNINMFPVGSEGIIADVPRLLNRGGMFSMMSTILLVFCAFSFAGALTLTGALSIIINRLLTIIDSVGQLIAATIATTILVTGATSDGKLALLVPAELFKDAYRRMGLDTKNLSRTIEDAGTVIEPLLPWTAAGVYMATTLGVSTLDLLPWAVQCYSAIFFALIYGFTGIGIARLSPMPGKEKTTAATE; from the coding sequence ATGAATGCCTCTCACAATCAGAAAAAAATACTCTCATTTGGTTTAGCTGTGATCCCCATTGCCGCCATGCTACTGCTGCTGATCGTTGGTTACGGCATCATGGGGTTACGTATTGAGCCCTTGTTACTCTGTTCTGCCGCGGTAGCCGCCGGTATTGCGTGGTGGCAGGGATATACCTGGGAAGACATTATCAGTTCGGTGGTGGATAAACTCGCCAAAGCGATGCCGGTCATCATGATTTTGATCTGCGTAGGTGCGCTAATCGGCACATGGATGTTCAGTGGAACCATACCGTACATGGTGTACTGGGGACTCAAATTAATCAGTCCTGAATACATTCTGATCGCCGCATTCTTTTTGACCAGCGTGGTGTCCGTATGTACCGGAACATCATGGGGCTCGGCAGGAACGGTGGGGGTTGCGCTCATGGGCGTAGCCTCTGGTCTGGATGTGCCCCTGGCGGCAGCGGCTGGTGCGGTGGTTTCTGGCGCCTACTTTGGCGATAAAATATCGCCGCTGTCTGATTCCACCAACTTTGCGGCGATTGTGGCGGAGACGACGCTGTTCGAACACATTCAGCATTTGTTGTGGACAACCATCCCCAGTTTCCTGCTGGCCGCTGTGGTGTATCTGATTGCAGGCCATAGCAGTATGCTCGGCGATGTTGCCACACCACAGCGCGTCACGGATATTGTCAACGCCCTGGAGTCGCTATATCACTTTAATATCATTCTGATTTTGCCGCCCGTGATTGTGCTGTGGGGGGCGATTCGCAAAAAACCGGTGATTCCTTTAATGCTGAGTGCATGCGTACTGGCACTGATTTTGGGTGTCGTGTTGCAGGGACTCAGTCTCAAGCAAGGCCTGGATGCGTTTATTGATGGATTCAATATCAATATGTTCCCTGTGGGAAGTGAGGGAATTATTGCGGATGTTCCACGCTTACTGAATCGTGGTGGCATGTTCTCAATGATGAGCACCATCCTTCTTGTTTTTTGCGCGTTTTCTTTTGCCGGTGCCTTAACGTTAACTGGCGCACTCAGCATTATTATCAACCGCTTACTGACAATCATTGACAGTGTCGGTCAGTTAATCGCTGCGACCATCGCAACCACTATTCTGGTTACCGGCGCCACCAGCGACGGCAAACTGGCGCTTCTGGTTCCCGCTGAACTGTTCAAAGATGCCTATCGGCGCATGGGGCTGGATACCAAAAATCTGTCAAGGACGATTGAAGACGCTGGCACCGTTATTGAACCCTTGTTGCCGTGGACTGCTGCCGGGGTATATATGGCAACGACGTTGGGAGTGAGCACGCTGGATTTACTGCCCTGGGCTGTCCAGTGTTATTCAGCTATCTTTTTTGCCTTAATTTATGGTTTCACTGGAATCGGTATTGCCAGGCTATCCCCGATGCCTGGAAAAGAGAAGACGACTGCGGCTACAGAATAG
- a CDS encoding EAL domain-containing protein has translation MPFGLLKRRRFKHRLIRAILISLLCVLLGLISTLWQAASNLQRTTNIRMTNARQLVERTLDSARKASLDVKEYHGKPCLEPVELQLRMQVAYSQHLRSINLVRGHKIYCSSLYGNNEENINFDSYTNGMLYLMSDTRVRKGQPLIIYRMVVGHDSIVVRLYGDHILSELYVMSINLPLALVVGRQQWQTSAAPLFTSDMPGYMEQISSRYPFRIATVISSGDYAYYFWIFSRFTLLSWFLLAAIVGFGVFRWSGRLITVEYELLQALNLQEFIPYFQPVVSGEHSQWVGCEVLIRWSHPNLGIIPPDSFIPLAESCNLIIPMTQTLMTNVCKQFVPIAHLLPKNFHFAFNISASQFSDFNLVEDCRKFIQAFRDNPVRLVLELTERELLVTNSTTQTLVKKLHELGVLIAIDDFGTGNSSLKYLQSFNVDILKIDKSFVNNIGVDSYSVHIIDNIIDLANRLDLQIVAEGVENEVQATYLKARNVSFLQGYLYGKPIPMEDFARQFYS, from the coding sequence ATGCCGTTTGGTCTGTTAAAAAGGCGTCGATTTAAGCATCGACTGATTCGCGCAATACTCATAAGCCTACTTTGCGTCCTGTTGGGGTTAATCAGCACGCTCTGGCAGGCAGCATCCAATCTTCAGCGAACCACTAACATCAGAATGACAAATGCCCGGCAACTTGTGGAGAGAACTCTGGATAGCGCCAGGAAAGCATCGCTTGACGTAAAAGAATATCATGGTAAACCCTGTCTTGAGCCTGTTGAGCTACAGCTGAGAATGCAAGTGGCTTATTCCCAACATCTGCGCAGCATAAATTTGGTTCGGGGACATAAAATCTATTGCTCATCTTTGTACGGTAACAATGAAGAGAATATCAATTTTGATAGTTATACCAACGGAATGCTCTACCTGATGAGCGACACACGGGTTAGGAAAGGGCAGCCACTGATTATCTACCGGATGGTCGTTGGTCATGACAGTATTGTGGTCAGGCTTTATGGCGACCATATTCTTTCCGAACTGTACGTGATGAGTATCAATTTACCTCTGGCGTTGGTTGTTGGACGACAGCAATGGCAGACAAGTGCTGCCCCCCTGTTTACCTCCGATATGCCAGGGTATATGGAGCAAATATCGAGCCGATATCCCTTCCGGATAGCTACCGTTATCTCATCTGGCGATTATGCCTATTACTTCTGGATTTTCTCTCGGTTCACTCTTTTATCCTGGTTCTTATTGGCTGCTATTGTGGGTTTTGGTGTATTTCGATGGTCAGGTCGACTCATCACAGTAGAATATGAATTGCTTCAGGCATTGAATCTTCAGGAGTTTATACCTTACTTTCAGCCAGTGGTCTCAGGAGAACACTCCCAATGGGTTGGTTGTGAGGTTTTAATCCGTTGGTCACATCCCAATCTCGGTATTATTCCGCCGGACAGTTTTATTCCCTTGGCTGAAAGCTGTAACCTCATTATACCGATGACCCAAACACTAATGACCAATGTATGTAAACAGTTTGTTCCGATAGCACATTTACTGCCGAAAAACTTTCATTTCGCTTTTAATATCAGTGCCAGTCAATTTAGTGACTTCAACTTGGTGGAAGACTGTCGAAAATTCATCCAGGCATTTAGGGACAATCCTGTTCGGTTGGTTTTGGAATTGACGGAGCGTGAATTACTGGTGACAAATAGCACGACGCAGACACTTGTGAAAAAACTGCATGAACTGGGAGTTCTTATTGCCATTGATGATTTTGGCACAGGAAATTCCAGTTTAAAGTATTTACAAAGTTTTAATGTTGATATTCTTAAAATCGATAAGAGCTTTGTCAACAATATTGGTGTTGATTCATACTCCGTTCATATCATTGATAATATTATTGATCTGGCCAACCGACTGGACCTACAGATCGTTGCGGAAGGGGTAGAAAATGAAGTTCAGGCAACATATCTAAAAGCACGTAACGTTAGTTTTCTGCAAGGATACTTATACGGAAAACCCATTCCCATGGAGGACTTTGCCAGACAATTTTACTCCTGA
- a CDS encoding MalY/PatB family protein yields the protein MDFNKIIDRHNTGSLKWDFMARYFGKESNELLPMWVSDFDFVCPDAVQQALAQRIEHGIFGYSERPQTYYDSLISWFATRHQLDLKQEWVCSIEGVVPGLSLLVQMLSHPGEGVVVQGPYYGSFSKIISLNGRRLLENPLHEDPKTGYKMDLIHLERLFRTERPPLMILCNPHNPTGRCWSAQELEQLLLLCEAYDVTVLSDEIWADLLLPGESFTSVLHLGERWHSRVISATSASKTFGLSTLRIANFLIPSQALREQFLRRLDAHGLDVFNALSIEASTAAWRHGAAWLDELLGYLADNRQWFIKQVDEYLPWARIVPAQGTYLLWIDCKALGLDDEQLKWIMVDVAGIAPSMGNSFGQAGNGFIRLNLGCPRAYLEKALEGMKRIAFKSANNVHPISEFK from the coding sequence ATGGATTTTAATAAGATTATCGATCGCCACAATACAGGCTCTCTGAAATGGGACTTTATGGCACGCTATTTTGGTAAGGAGAGCAATGAACTGTTGCCCATGTGGGTGTCCGATTTTGACTTTGTCTGTCCCGATGCCGTGCAGCAGGCTTTAGCGCAACGCATCGAACACGGTATTTTCGGCTACAGTGAACGACCGCAAACGTACTATGACTCTCTCATTTCATGGTTCGCGACACGGCACCAACTGGACCTGAAGCAGGAGTGGGTCTGTAGCATTGAAGGCGTGGTTCCAGGGCTATCTTTACTGGTACAAATGCTGAGTCATCCAGGGGAAGGGGTGGTGGTTCAGGGACCTTATTACGGATCATTTTCCAAAATAATATCCCTCAATGGCCGACGTTTGCTGGAAAATCCGTTACATGAAGATCCCAAAACGGGTTACAAAATGGATCTCATCCACCTGGAAAGGTTATTTCGTACTGAACGTCCACCTTTGATGATTTTATGTAATCCCCATAATCCAACCGGCCGCTGCTGGTCAGCGCAGGAATTGGAACAACTGCTCCTGTTGTGTGAGGCCTATGATGTCACGGTATTGTCGGATGAAATATGGGCCGATTTGTTACTGCCAGGCGAGAGCTTTACCTCGGTTTTACATCTGGGAGAGCGCTGGCATTCGCGTGTGATATCTGCGACGTCTGCCAGTAAAACGTTCGGTTTATCGACATTACGCATCGCCAACTTTCTTATTCCGTCCCAGGCATTGCGTGAGCAATTTTTGCGTCGTCTGGATGCGCATGGACTGGATGTCTTTAATGCACTTTCTATCGAGGCAAGCACCGCTGCATGGCGACATGGCGCGGCCTGGCTGGATGAGTTACTGGGGTATCTGGCAGATAATCGCCAATGGTTTATTAAACAGGTTGATGAATATCTTCCATGGGCTCGAATTGTTCCTGCTCAGGGAACGTATCTGCTATGGATAGATTGCAAAGCACTGGGGCTGGATGATGAACAGCTCAAATGGATTATGGTTGATGTCGCTGGTATTGCACCTTCAATGGGAAATAGCTTTGGTCAGGCTGGCAATGGTTTTATCCGCCTGAACTTGGGATGTCCACGCGCATACCTCGAAAAAGCGCTGGAGGGAATGAAACGCATTGCATTTAAATCTGCAAATAACGTTCATCCCATCAGCGAGTTTAAATAA
- a CDS encoding DUF3302 domain-containing protein: protein MFLNYFALGVLILVFLIFFYGVIIIHDISYEIAKKRHHPHADAIHVAGWVSLFTLHVLWPFLWIWATLYRPDRGWGMQTTQQPRDEALYLRVAELERQLKKHKKDADSNNNYGD, encoded by the coding sequence ATGTTCCTTAATTATTTTGCACTTGGTGTTTTAATTCTGGTATTCCTGATATTTTTTTACGGTGTCATCATCATCCATGACATTTCTTATGAAATCGCCAAAAAGCGTCATCATCCACATGCTGATGCTATACATGTCGCAGGGTGGGTAAGCTTGTTCACTTTACATGTTTTGTGGCCGTTTCTATGGATTTGGGCCACGTTGTATCGTCCCGATCGTGGATGGGGAATGCAGACTACTCAACAACCGCGTGATGAGGCTTTATATCTACGTGTTGCTGAGCTTGAGCGACAATTGAAAAAGCATAAAAAAGATGCTGACTCTAATAATAATTATGGTGACTAA
- a CDS encoding helix-turn-helix transcriptional regulator: MKCSKNNLFTKDVSTQLIMFIKEHQNEKLRIDDLVIISGFSKFYLQSFFKEHTGISLGRFIRETHLQHAVHELVHSQSTILSIALNAGYSSQQSFHRAFRKKYKITPCELRRSGVKNIHL, encoded by the coding sequence ATGAAATGTTCAAAAAACAACTTATTCACAAAAGATGTGTCTACCCAGCTAATAATGTTTATTAAAGAACACCAAAATGAAAAACTACGGATTGATGATTTGGTTATTATCTCTGGCTTTTCAAAATTTTACCTACAATCTTTTTTTAAAGAACATACTGGGATATCACTTGGCCGTTTTATCAGGGAGACACACCTCCAGCATGCAGTTCATGAATTAGTCCACTCCCAAAGTACTATCCTGTCCATTGCCTTAAATGCTGGATATAGTTCGCAACAGTCCTTTCATCGAGCATTTCGGAAAAAATACAAAATAACCCCCTGTGAGTTAAGGCGGTCAGGTGTGAAAAATATTCATTTATAA
- a CDS encoding aldo/keto reductase: MQKRYLGQSGLEVSALGLGCMGLSHGYGPATDTRQAIELIRSAVERGVTFFDTAEVYGPYLNEDVVGEALKPLRDRVVIATKFGFSFGTDNKQQILNSRPEHIREAVEGSLHRLKTDVIDLLYQHRVDPDVPIEDVAGTVKDLIAEGKVKHFGLSEAGAQTIRRAHAIQPVTALQSEYSMWWREPEQEILPLLEELGIGFVPFSPLGKGFLTGAITPGTTFGKDDYRNQVPRFAKQALEANEKMVVLLGELAGEKGVTPAQIALAWLLAQKPWIVPIPGTTKLYRLEENLRAVDIILSQEDLLQITQALETIKIVGERYSPEHQARVGR; encoded by the coding sequence ATGCAAAAACGTTATCTTGGTCAATCCGGGCTCGAAGTGTCAGCCCTGGGACTGGGTTGCATGGGCCTCAGCCACGGCTACGGCCCGGCGACAGATACCCGTCAGGCGATCGAACTCATTCGCTCAGCGGTTGAACGTGGCGTCACGTTCTTCGATACCGCCGAAGTATATGGCCCATATCTTAATGAAGACGTTGTCGGCGAAGCCTTAAAACCGTTGCGTGACCGTGTGGTTATTGCCACCAAATTTGGTTTTAGCTTCGGTACGGACAACAAGCAACAGATTTTAAACAGCCGTCCGGAGCATATCCGTGAAGCAGTAGAAGGCTCGCTGCACCGCCTAAAAACGGATGTCATTGATCTGCTATATCAACACCGTGTCGATCCGGACGTCCCTATTGAAGATGTAGCGGGAACAGTGAAAGACCTAATAGCTGAAGGCAAGGTCAAACATTTCGGTCTGTCTGAAGCGGGTGCACAAACCATTCGTCGAGCGCATGCAATACAACCTGTCACTGCCCTGCAAAGCGAATACTCTATGTGGTGGCGCGAGCCTGAGCAGGAGATCCTGCCGTTGCTGGAGGAGTTGGGCATAGGTTTTGTGCCCTTCAGCCCCTTAGGCAAAGGCTTCCTGACAGGAGCGATCACGCCAGGGACAACGTTTGGCAAGGATGATTACCGAAACCAGGTGCCACGTTTTGCCAAACAAGCACTGGAAGCCAATGAAAAGATGGTTGTTTTGTTGGGTGAACTGGCGGGCGAAAAAGGTGTGACTCCTGCACAAATTGCGCTGGCTTGGTTGCTGGCACAAAAGCCGTGGATTGTGCCGATCCCGGGCACCACCAAACTGTACCGGCTGGAGGAAAACCTGAGGGCAGTTGACATTATTCTTTCGCAAGAGGACTTATTGCAGATAACCCAGGCGCTTGAAACGATTAAAATCGTTGGCGAGCGCTACTCGCCTGAACATCAGGCCCGTGTAGGCCGTTAA
- a CDS encoding aldo/keto reductase, with translation MQTVTLNNGIEMPLLGFGVFQMTDASECEHAVIDAIETGYRLIDTAASYQNESQVGNALKQTGIAHNEIFVTTKLWLQDTNYEGAKAQFERSLNRLQLDYVDLYLIHQPYGDVHGAWRAMEELQQAGKIRAIGVSNFHPDRLADLIAFNKIVPAVNQIEVNPFNQQLHAVPWMQSRGIQPEAWAPFAEGKNGLFQHPVLTAMGQKYGKSVGQVVLRWIFQRGIVSLAKSVRKERMEENINILDFELSPEDMQHITALDTATSAFFSHRDPAMVEWLTARKLDV, from the coding sequence ATGCAGACAGTCACACTGAACAACGGTATTGAAATGCCCCTGTTGGGCTTTGGTGTATTCCAGATGACAGATGCCAGCGAGTGCGAACACGCAGTGATTGACGCCATCGAAACAGGTTACCGCCTGATTGATACCGCAGCCTCTTACCAGAATGAATCCCAGGTTGGGAACGCACTCAAACAGACCGGTATCGCACATAACGAAATTTTTGTCACAACCAAACTATGGCTACAGGATACGAACTACGAAGGCGCGAAAGCCCAATTTGAGCGGTCACTGAACCGACTACAGCTCGATTACGTTGACCTGTACCTGATTCACCAGCCTTATGGCGATGTCCACGGCGCATGGCGGGCGATGGAAGAACTGCAGCAGGCAGGAAAAATTCGCGCCATTGGCGTCAGCAACTTCCATCCCGACAGGCTGGCCGATCTTATCGCCTTCAATAAAATTGTTCCTGCGGTTAACCAGATTGAAGTGAACCCTTTCAATCAGCAGTTGCATGCCGTTCCGTGGATGCAAAGCCGTGGCATTCAGCCCGAAGCGTGGGCACCATTTGCTGAAGGGAAAAACGGTTTGTTCCAGCATCCCGTGTTAACGGCGATGGGCCAGAAGTACGGCAAAAGCGTGGGCCAGGTTGTTCTGCGGTGGATCTTCCAGCGCGGCATCGTTTCGCTGGCTAAATCGGTGCGCAAAGAGCGCATGGAAGAAAACATCAACATCCTCGATTTTGAACTCAGTCCTGAGGATATGCAGCACATTACCGCCCTTGATACCGCGACCAGCGCCTTCTTTTCTCACCGCGATCCGGCGATGGTGGAATGGCTGACTGCCCGTAAGCTCGACGTCTAA
- a CDS encoding alpha/beta fold hydrolase, with amino-acid sequence MSFVKTKDGVNIFYKDWGAKDAQPIVFHHGWPLSADDWDNQMLFFLNQGYRVIAIDRRGHGRSDQVSEGHDMDHYAADVSAVVEHLDLHNAVHVGHSTGGGQVARYVAQYGQPQGRVAKAVLISAVPPLMVKTDNNPGGTPLGVFDGFRQALAANRAQFYLDVATGPFYGFNREGAEISNGTLQNWWRQGMMGSAKAHYEGIKAFSETDQTDDLKAITLPVLIMQGDDDQVVPYKNAALLQDKLLVNSTLKIYPGYPHGMHTTHAEVINNDLLQFIQA; translated from the coding sequence ATGTCATTTGTAAAAACGAAAGATGGTGTGAACATTTTTTATAAAGACTGGGGGGCGAAAGACGCTCAACCTATCGTATTTCATCATGGCTGGCCGCTGAGTGCGGATGACTGGGATAACCAGATGTTATTCTTCCTTAATCAAGGTTATCGTGTTATTGCCATTGATCGTCGTGGACATGGACGTTCAGACCAGGTTAGCGAAGGTCATGATATGGACCACTATGCGGCAGATGTTTCTGCCGTTGTGGAACATCTGGATCTGCATAACGCCGTGCATGTTGGCCACTCCACAGGAGGGGGGCAGGTGGCAAGATATGTCGCCCAATACGGGCAACCGCAAGGTCGTGTGGCGAAAGCCGTGCTTATCAGCGCAGTACCACCGCTAATGGTGAAGACTGACAATAATCCGGGGGGGACACCGCTCGGTGTTTTCGATGGATTCCGTCAGGCTCTTGCCGCAAATCGCGCGCAGTTTTATCTTGATGTAGCAACCGGACCATTTTACGGATTCAATCGGGAAGGGGCTGAGATATCAAATGGAACCCTTCAAAACTGGTGGCGGCAGGGGATGATGGGGAGTGCAAAAGCGCACTATGAAGGGATTAAAGCCTTTTCTGAAACTGACCAGACCGATGATTTGAAAGCCATTACGTTGCCCGTTTTAATCATGCAAGGTGATGATGATCAGGTTGTCCCTTATAAAAATGCAGCGCTTTTACAGGATAAATTGCTCGTTAACAGCACTCTGAAAATTTACCCAGGCTATCCGCACGGGATGCATACCACGCACGCCGAGGTAATTAATAACGATCTGTTGCAATTTATCCAAGCCTGA